One Amaranthus tricolor cultivar Red isolate AtriRed21 chromosome 10, ASM2621246v1, whole genome shotgun sequence genomic window carries:
- the LOC130824963 gene encoding uncharacterized protein LOC130824963, whose product MSLGAHSDASWCKNFALIMTGLAQTRFQCLPKGSITSFDDLAARFMSQYSPFVRRPKQSIEMMKFRQRKKEPLNKYIARFNTECLTVTKPENSIIFLAFRSRLNDERSDSRRFKEDDGWINIHNMDDIRERAERFIASENFRHIATRLRGEKHEK is encoded by the coding sequence ATGTCCCTAGGAGCACACAGTGACGCTTCCTGGTGTAAGAATTTCGCTCTGATCATGACAGGGCTGGCTCAAACTAGGTTTCAGTGCCTCCCTAAGGGTTCTATCACCAGTTTTGATGATCTGGCAGCAAGATTCATGAGTCAATATTCACCATTTGTTAGACGACCCAAGCAATCCATTGAAATGATGAAATTTAGACAGAGAAAAAAAGAACCACTCAACAAGTATATTGCACGATTCAACACCGAATGCTTAACAGTCACTAAGCCTGAAAATTCCATCATTTTTCTGGCTTTCAGGTCACGATTGAATGATGAAAGATCTGACAGCAGGAGATTCAAGGAAGATGATGGTTGGATAAACATTCACAACATGGATGATATTAGAGAAAGAGCAGAGAGGTTCATAGCCTCAGAGAATTTCAGACATATCGCTACTAGGCTCAGAGGAGAAAAACATGAGAAATGA
- the LOC130824965 gene encoding uncharacterized protein LOC130824965, with product MELEHKAQWAIKTLNFDLKATGSKRLLDINELYEIRLDTYESALLYKEKKKRWHDQRLNRREFKIGVSVQGPTNTFKVSGHRAKHYHVGEPIKASNVLYIQPS from the exons ATGGAACTGGAGCATAAGGCCCAGTGGGCCATTAAAACCCTTAACTTCGACCTCAAAGCCACAGGTAGTAAGAGATTACTTGATATTAATGAACTTTATGAGATCCGTCTGGACACCTACGAGAGTGCCTTGCTCtataaagagaaaaagaaaagatggCACGATCAAAGGCTTAACAGACGTGAATTTAAGATTGGAGTTTCG GTTCAAGGGCCAACTAACACCTTCAAGGTGAGTGGTCACCGTGCTAAGCACTATCACGTTGGAGAGCCAATTAAGGCTTCAAATGTCTTATATATCCAGCCTAGTTAA
- the LOC130825420 gene encoding vesicle-associated protein 1-3-like isoform X1: MNRFINVQPSELKFPFQLNKLSTCWMELSSKTDINVAFKVKTTHPKKYCVRPNSGLISPGSSCVVKVSMQAQKDYPAPLPKDKFLVLSMIAPVGMNAEDITSELFRKEKGYDVEELKLRVVFVTADPPSPIAEVSEEDFSPEAHELQKSERNNYIMDLFDAATISIGESEDQFFKESNADREDEEELFLAAESSFESERKLSQDWDRVSKLIEERSFIKLENQELQYEAEMIRKRIYRSSSNHGVILFVVLACFLGIVVGYVIR, encoded by the exons ATGAATAGATTCATAAATGTCCAACCTTCTGAGCTCAAATTCCCAT TCCAATTAAACAAGCTCAGCACATGTTGGATGGAATTATCCAGCAAAACGGATATTAATGTTGCTTTCAAG GTTAAAACAACACATCCTAAAAAATATTGTGTTCGTCCTAATTCGGGTTTGATCTCTCCTGGCTCAAGTTGTGTTGTTAAAG TTAGTATGCAGGCTCAAAAGGATTATCCTGCTCCTTTGCCAAAAGACAAGTTTTTAGTTCTAAGTATGATTGCACCAGTTGGTATGAATGCTGAAGATATTACATCTGAATTG TTCAGAAAAGAGAAAGGCTATGATGTTGAAGAGCTTAAGCTGAGGGTAGTTTTTGTTACCGCGGATCCACCATCACCCATAGCTGAAGTTTCGGAAGAAGATTTTTCTCCCGAAGCACACGAACTTCAGAAATCGGAGcgtaataattatataatggaCTTATTTGATGCT GCAACAATAAGCATAGGTGAGTCTGAAGATCAATTTTTCAAG GAATCAAACGCTGATAGAGAGGACGAGGAGGAGCTTTTTCTG GCAGCAGAATCTTCATTTGAATCCGAGAGAAAGCTTTCACAG GATTGGGATAGAGTTTCCAAGCTGATTGAGGAGAGATCATTTATAAAGCTTGAAAACCAGGAGCTGCAATATGAAGCG GAAATGATAAGGAAACGGATCTACAGGAGTAGCAGCAATCATGGTGTAATTCTGTTTGTGGTGTTAGCCTGTTTCCTCGGCATTGTGGTTGGTTATGTGATTAGGTAG
- the LOC130825420 gene encoding vesicle-associated protein 1-3-like isoform X2 — translation MQAQKDYPAPLPKDKFLVLSMIAPVGMNAEDITSELFRKEKGYDVEELKLRVVFVTADPPSPIAEVSEEDFSPEAHELQKSERNNYIMDLFDAATISIGESEDQFFKESNADREDEEELFLAAESSFESERKLSQDWDRVSKLIEERSFIKLENQELQYEAEMIRKRIYRSSSNHGVILFVVLACFLGIVVGYVIR, via the exons ATGCAGGCTCAAAAGGATTATCCTGCTCCTTTGCCAAAAGACAAGTTTTTAGTTCTAAGTATGATTGCACCAGTTGGTATGAATGCTGAAGATATTACATCTGAATTG TTCAGAAAAGAGAAAGGCTATGATGTTGAAGAGCTTAAGCTGAGGGTAGTTTTTGTTACCGCGGATCCACCATCACCCATAGCTGAAGTTTCGGAAGAAGATTTTTCTCCCGAAGCACACGAACTTCAGAAATCGGAGcgtaataattatataatggaCTTATTTGATGCT GCAACAATAAGCATAGGTGAGTCTGAAGATCAATTTTTCAAG GAATCAAACGCTGATAGAGAGGACGAGGAGGAGCTTTTTCTG GCAGCAGAATCTTCATTTGAATCCGAGAGAAAGCTTTCACAG GATTGGGATAGAGTTTCCAAGCTGATTGAGGAGAGATCATTTATAAAGCTTGAAAACCAGGAGCTGCAATATGAAGCG GAAATGATAAGGAAACGGATCTACAGGAGTAGCAGCAATCATGGTGTAATTCTGTTTGTGGTGTTAGCCTGTTTCCTCGGCATTGTGGTTGGTTATGTGATTAGGTAG